In the Egicoccus sp. AB-alg2 genome, ACTCCGAGCCAGGTCGGAGTTCGCGTGATGCCGGTTAGGATTTTCGGGTGGCGGGTCCGTTCGGCGCGCTCTTCGGTCAGTGAGAGTTCTTCGAAGAGCTTCTCGCCGGGGCGGAGACCGGTGAACTCGATCTGGATGTCGACACCTGGCTCGAAGCCGGAGAGGCGGATCATCGATTCGGCGAGGTCGGCGATCTTGATGGGTTCGCCCATGTCCAGGACCAGGACCTCGCCGCCGTGGCCCAGCGTGGCTGCCTGCAGCACCAGTTGCGACGCCTCAGGGATGGTCATGAAGTAGCGGCGCATGTCCGGGTGCGTCACCGTCACCGGACCGCCGTTGGCGATCTGCTCCTCGAAGATCGGCACGACGCTGCCAACGGAGCCCAGCACGTTGCCGAACCGCACGCTCACGTAGGGGAGCCCGGTGCGGTGCGCGACGTGCTGGACGTAGCGCTCCGCCAGTCGCTTCGTTGCACCCATCACCGACGTCGGGTTGACGGCCTTGTCGGTCGAGATCTGCACCAGGTGGCGGACACCCAGATCGGCGGCCGCGTCGACCAGCACCTTCGTGGCCAGCACGTTGTTCTTGATGGCCTCGCCTGGGTTCTCCTCCATCATCGGCACGTGCTTGTGGGCGGCCGCGTGCAGGATCAGTGCTGGACGGTGCTCCTGGATCAGCGACCGCATGCGCGGCTCGTCGCCGACGTCCGCCATCGCCGGTACCACGTCAAGCAGGGAGTGCTCCGCCACGAGTTCACGGTGGATCGCCCACAGTGCCGGTTCCGACCGCTCCACCAGCACGATGCGCTTGGGTGCGAAGCTCGCCACCTGGCGGGCCAACTCGGAGCCGATCGAGCCGCCGGCACCGGTGACCAGCACCACCTCGCCGTGCAGCAGGTCGTCCAGCGCGGACAGGTCCAGCTCGATCGGGTCGCGACCGAGCAGGTCCTCCACCGCGACGGGCCGGAAGCGGTTGAGGCTCACCTTTCCCCCGACGATCTCGTACAGGCCCGGGACGATCAGCGGGCGGCGGCCCGCCCGCTCGCACCGCTCGATCAGCTCGCGCATCACCGGCCCGGAGGCGGAAGCGATCGAGATCACGACGTCATCGATGCGGTAGCGCTCGACCAGGTCGGGCAGGTCCTCCGAGCCGCCCAGCACATCCAGCCCCACGATGCGGCGGCCACGCTTGAGTGGGTCGTCATCGACGAACCCCACGGCGATCCGTCCGACGTCCGGGCGCGACTGCAGGTCGCGCGCCACGGCCACTCCGGCGCGTCCGG is a window encoding:
- a CDS encoding polysaccharide biosynthesis protein; its protein translation is MLVIGIVAFAWVVAFLIRFDGLVPAPRVGQLAASLPLVVLVQLGALQLAGANRHSWRYTTIDDLLPLVSAVGATALALAWIRATAPGLIAEWPTLDWLLIPFGAIGVYGLLATTLLAGARVLRRVLAERAEADAVSQDEAPRRVLLVGAGRAGVAVARDLQSRPDVGRIAVGFVDDDPLKRGRRIVGLDVLGGSEDLPDLVERYRIDDVVISIASASGPVMRELIERCERAGRRPLIVPGLYEIVGGKVSLNRFRPVAVEDLLGRDPIELDLSALDDLLHGEVVLVTGAGGSIGSELARQVASFAPKRIVLVERSEPALWAIHRELVAEHSLLDVVPAMADVGDEPRMRSLIQEHRPALILHAAAHKHVPMMEENPGEAIKNNVLATKVLVDAAADLGVRHLVQISTDKAVNPTSVMGATKRLAERYVQHVAHRTGLPYVSVRFGNVLGSVGSVVPIFEEQIANGGPVTVTHPDMRRYFMTIPEASQLVLQAATLGHGGEVLVLDMGEPIKIADLAESMIRLSGFEPGVDIQIEFTGLRPGEKLFEELSLTEERAERTRHPKILTGITRTPTWLGVEAALRDLAAAAVANDVGKTRNLLQSFIPEFAQGSAPLANGSRSRPGS